A single Pedobacter sp. PACM 27299 DNA region contains:
- the ettA gene encoding energy-dependent translational throttle protein EttA: protein MSDEKIIFSMAGVNKIYPPQKQVLKNIYLSFFYGAKIGVIGLNGSGKSSLLKIIAGLDKSFQGEVVFSAGYTVGYLAQEPILDENKTVREVVEEGVAEITAILKEYESINEQFGLPEVYEDADAMDKLMTKQGELQDKIDACNAWELDNKLERAMDALRCPDPDAKIGVLSGGERRRVAMCRLLLQEPDVLLLDEPTNHLDAESIDWLEQFLKDYKGTVIAVTHDRYFLDNVAGWILELDRGEGIPWKGNYSSWLDQKAKRLAQEEKTESKRQKTLERELEWVRMAPKARHAKSKARLSNYDKLASEDSREREDKLELFIPAGPRLGNVVIEANNITKAYGDKLLFENLSFSLPPAGIVGIIGPNGAGKTTLFRLITQQETPDTGTFRVGETVALGYVDQMHNDLDPDKTVYENITDGLDNIQLGNKAVSGRAYVSKFNFNGGDQQKKVGVLSGGERNRVHLAITLKKGANVLLLDEPTNDIDVNTLRALEEALENFGGCAVVISHDRWFLDRICTHILAFEGDSQVYFFEGNYSDYEENRKKRLGDVTPHRLKYKKLV from the coding sequence ATGTCAGACGAAAAAATAATATTTTCAATGGCGGGGGTAAATAAGATTTATCCACCCCAAAAGCAAGTTCTAAAGAACATTTACCTTTCCTTTTTTTACGGTGCCAAAATTGGTGTCATCGGTTTGAACGGATCTGGTAAGTCCTCTCTTTTGAAAATTATCGCCGGTTTGGACAAATCATTTCAGGGAGAAGTCGTTTTCTCTGCCGGATATACCGTAGGTTACCTGGCGCAGGAACCTATCCTGGATGAAAATAAAACCGTTAGAGAAGTAGTAGAAGAAGGAGTAGCAGAAATTACTGCCATCCTGAAAGAATACGAATCTATCAATGAGCAGTTTGGATTACCTGAAGTTTATGAAGATGCAGATGCAATGGATAAACTGATGACCAAACAAGGGGAGTTACAAGATAAAATCGATGCTTGTAATGCCTGGGAACTGGATAATAAACTGGAACGTGCCATGGATGCACTGCGCTGCCCGGACCCGGATGCTAAAATTGGTGTATTGTCAGGAGGTGAACGCCGTCGTGTAGCGATGTGCCGTTTATTACTTCAGGAACCAGATGTATTACTATTGGATGAGCCTACGAATCACTTGGATGCGGAAAGTATCGATTGGTTAGAGCAATTCTTAAAAGACTACAAAGGAACTGTAATTGCAGTAACCCACGATAGATACTTCCTGGATAATGTGGCAGGATGGATTCTGGAACTAGATAGAGGTGAAGGTATTCCTTGGAAAGGAAACTATTCTTCCTGGTTAGATCAGAAAGCAAAACGCCTGGCGCAGGAAGAGAAAACAGAAAGCAAACGTCAGAAAACATTGGAGCGTGAGTTGGAATGGGTACGTATGGCACCAAAAGCCAGACATGCTAAATCTAAAGCGCGTTTATCAAACTATGATAAATTAGCCTCTGAAGATTCTAGAGAAAGAGAAGATAAACTGGAACTGTTTATTCCTGCGGGACCAAGATTGGGTAACGTAGTGATTGAAGCGAATAACATTACTAAAGCGTATGGCGATAAGCTGTTGTTCGAAAACTTAAGCTTCTCCCTGCCTCCAGCAGGTATTGTTGGAATTATCGGCCCCAATGGTGCAGGTAAAACCACCTTGTTCCGATTGATCACACAGCAGGAAACACCAGATACCGGAACTTTCCGCGTAGGTGAAACCGTAGCCTTAGGTTATGTGGATCAAATGCACAACGACCTTGATCCGGATAAAACAGTATATGAAAATATTACTGATGGTTTAGATAACATTCAGCTGGGTAATAAAGCAGTAAGCGGAAGAGCTTATGTGTCTAAATTCAACTTTAATGGTGGCGACCAGCAGAAAAAAGTAGGCGTACTCTCCGGTGGAGAACGCAACAGGGTTCACCTGGCCATTACTTTGAAAAAAGGTGCCAACGTATTATTACTGGATGAGCCAACCAATGATATTGACGTAAATACGTTGAGAGCATTGGAAGAAGCATTAGAGAATTTTGGTGGTTGTGCAGTAGTGATTAGTCACGATCGTTGGTTCTTAGACCGCATCTGTACACATATTCTTGCTTTTGAAGGTGATTCTCAGGTTTACTTCTTTGAAGGTAACTATAGTGATTACGAAGAAAACCGTAAGAAAAGACTAGGTGATGTCACACCACACCGTCTGAAATATAAAAAACTAGTATAA
- a CDS encoding DUF4172 domain-containing protein — protein MIYNWELPDWPNFKYQLQNLEPIWYEFAVETGEVNGMLNELPDPMQQETLLQLMLTEAIKSSEIEGEYLNRTDVMSSIRNNLGLNPIPEVLSD, from the coding sequence ATGATATACAATTGGGAACTGCCAGATTGGCCAAATTTCAAATATCAGCTGCAAAACTTAGAACCAATATGGTACGAATTTGCTGTAGAAACCGGAGAGGTAAATGGCATGCTAAATGAATTACCTGATCCCATGCAGCAGGAAACATTATTGCAGTTGATGTTAACTGAAGCCATTAAAAGTTCCGAAATAGAAGGAGAATATTTAAATCGTACAGATGTAATGTCCTCTATAAGGAATAATTTAGGCCTTAATCCCATCCCTGAAGTATTATCGGATTAA
- a CDS encoding ROK family protein has translation MNSNSIKLPYIGVDIGGSHITAAHVDATTFKVIENTLKRERVAAMDTLEVIIQSWLNVLSALIVRNNGESTKIGIAMPGPFDYEKGISMMQNQEKYDALYGVNVKEILAERLEIPASDIVFINDAEAFLRGELASGAAADKERAIGITLGTGLGSTSNGSGITRDMNWAFRPFKDSIAEEYISTRWFLKKYKEITGKEVKNVEVLLEVADQAVKNEIFEEFSDNLGIFLNDFIAQEQPQVVVIGGNIAKTWDHFIELLTAKIKDKTVAIRQSEMWEDAALVGAANALA, from the coding sequence ATGAATTCAAATTCAATAAAACTGCCTTATATAGGTGTGGATATAGGAGGTTCGCACATTACTGCTGCCCATGTTGATGCCACAACTTTTAAGGTAATTGAAAATACCCTGAAAAGGGAAAGAGTAGCAGCGATGGATACTTTAGAAGTGATCATTCAATCCTGGTTGAATGTCCTTTCTGCATTGATTGTCCGCAATAACGGAGAAAGTACTAAAATAGGTATTGCTATGCCAGGACCTTTTGATTATGAAAAAGGGATCTCCATGATGCAGAACCAGGAAAAATATGATGCACTGTACGGAGTAAATGTAAAGGAAATCCTTGCGGAGCGTCTGGAAATTCCAGCGTCCGATATCGTATTCATAAATGATGCTGAGGCTTTTTTAAGAGGTGAACTGGCCTCAGGAGCAGCCGCAGATAAAGAAAGAGCAATCGGGATTACCTTAGGTACCGGATTGGGTTCTACAAGCAATGGCAGCGGGATCACCCGTGATATGAACTGGGCCTTCCGTCCATTTAAAGATAGCATCGCTGAAGAGTATATTTCTACAAGATGGTTCCTGAAAAAATATAAGGAGATCACCGGCAAGGAAGTTAAAAACGTAGAAGTCCTGCTGGAAGTAGCCGATCAAGCGGTGAAAAATGAAATATTTGAAGAATTTTCAGACAATCTAGGTATCTTTCTGAATGATTTTATTGCACAGGAACAACCACAAGTGGTCGTGATCGGTGGTAATATCGCAAAGACATGGGATCATTTTATTGAGCTGCTAACAGCCAAGATTAAAGATAAAACTGTAGCAATCAGACAAAGTGAGATGTGGGAAGATGCGGCACTAGTAGGTGCAGCCAATGCATTAGCTTAA
- a CDS encoding ATP-dependent Clp protease ATP-binding subunit: MEAKFSPQVKDVISFSREEALRLGHDYIGAEHLLLGLIREGDGMAIKILKSLGVDTSKLRRSIEDSVRGTSSVTVNLGNIPLTKQAEKVLKITYLEAKIFKSDLIGTEHLLLSILRDDDNIASQILLQYSINYEIFKQEVEVNKNGFRDETQNSASTGGDDDYREEESFSSPKKVSDIKSKTPVLDNFGRDLTKAAEENRLDPIVGREKEIERVSQILSRRKKNNPILIGEPGVGKSAIAEGLALRIVQRKVSRVLFNKRVVTLDLASLVAGTKYRGQFEERMKAVMNELEKSTDVILFIDEIHTIVGAGGASGSLDASNMFKPALARGEIQCIGATTLDEYRQYIEKDGALDRRFQKVMIEPATPDETIEILNRIKEKYEDHHGVTYTDEAINACVALTSRYITDRFLPDKAIDALDEAGSRVHLTNIHVPENIIEIENKIEEIKLEKNKVVKSQKYEEAAKLRDTEKNLLEELDRAKAEWEADTKTKRYTVTEDNVAEVVSMMTGIPLQRVGQTDSAKLLNMYDTVATKIIGQDEAIKKLTKAIQRTRAGLKDPKKPIGSFIFLGPTGVGKTELAKELARFMFDSDDSLIQIDMSEYMEKFAVSRLVGAPPGYVGYEEGGQLTEKVRRKPYAVILLDEIEKAHPDVFNILLQVLDEGQLTDSLGRKVDFRNTIIIMTSNIGARQLKDFGQGVGFSTTAKTNQVDAHSRGVIENALKRAFAPEFLNRVDDVVVFNTLGKDEIFKIIDIELKSLFGRVHNLGYEVKLTERAKDFIADKGFDINFGARPLKRAIQKYLEDPIAEEILKGEINDGDTLEIDYNKEDDQIVVENKSPGKKKKKEEGSIE, encoded by the coding sequence ATGGAAGCTAAATTTTCTCCACAAGTAAAAGACGTGATATCTTTTAGCAGGGAAGAAGCCCTGAGATTAGGTCACGATTACATAGGCGCAGAACATCTTTTGTTGGGCCTTATTCGCGAAGGCGATGGTATGGCCATAAAGATATTAAAATCGCTGGGTGTAGACACTTCAAAGCTGCGTCGCTCAATAGAGGACTCTGTTAGAGGTACGTCCAGTGTGACGGTCAATCTGGGAAATATCCCATTGACTAAGCAAGCCGAAAAAGTTTTAAAGATCACGTATCTGGAGGCTAAAATCTTCAAGAGCGATCTGATTGGAACAGAACATCTGTTGCTGTCCATCTTACGTGATGATGATAATATTGCTTCTCAGATCTTATTGCAGTACAGCATCAATTACGAGATTTTCAAACAGGAAGTTGAAGTGAATAAAAACGGTTTCAGAGATGAGACTCAAAACAGTGCTTCAACTGGTGGTGATGATGATTATCGTGAGGAGGAGAGCTTCAGCAGTCCTAAAAAGGTGTCTGACATTAAATCTAAGACTCCGGTATTAGACAATTTCGGAAGAGATTTAACGAAAGCAGCAGAGGAAAACCGTCTGGACCCTATCGTAGGTCGTGAAAAAGAAATTGAGCGTGTATCACAGATCTTGTCACGTCGTAAAAAGAACAATCCAATTTTAATTGGTGAACCTGGAGTAGGTAAATCTGCGATTGCAGAAGGTCTTGCTTTACGTATTGTTCAACGAAAAGTGTCCAGAGTATTGTTCAACAAGCGTGTGGTAACCTTAGATCTTGCCTCTTTAGTGGCAGGAACTAAATACCGTGGTCAGTTTGAGGAGCGTATGAAAGCGGTGATGAATGAGCTGGAAAAATCTACAGATGTGATCCTGTTTATTGATGAGATCCATACGATTGTTGGTGCCGGTGGTGCTTCAGGCTCATTAGATGCGTCTAACATGTTCAAACCTGCATTGGCAAGGGGCGAAATTCAATGTATTGGGGCGACTACTTTAGATGAGTACCGTCAGTATATTGAGAAAGATGGGGCATTAGACCGTCGTTTCCAAAAAGTAATGATTGAACCTGCTACACCGGATGAGACCATTGAGATCCTGAATCGTATTAAAGAAAAATATGAGGATCACCATGGGGTAACTTATACGGATGAGGCGATTAATGCTTGTGTGGCCTTAACTTCAAGGTACATTACTGATAGGTTTTTGCCGGATAAAGCGATTGATGCTTTAGATGAGGCTGGATCAAGGGTACATTTGACTAACATTCATGTTCCTGAGAACATCATTGAGATTGAAAACAAGATTGAAGAAATCAAGCTTGAAAAGAATAAAGTCGTAAAAAGCCAGAAATACGAAGAGGCTGCTAAATTGAGAGATACAGAAAAGAATCTTTTAGAGGAGCTGGATCGTGCGAAAGCAGAATGGGAAGCGGATACTAAAACCAAACGTTATACCGTAACGGAAGATAACGTCGCAGAGGTAGTTTCTATGATGACAGGTATCCCATTGCAGCGTGTTGGACAAACAGACAGTGCTAAACTGTTGAATATGTATGATACTGTAGCCACGAAAATTATCGGTCAGGATGAAGCGATTAAAAAGTTAACCAAAGCGATTCAACGTACCAGAGCAGGATTGAAAGATCCGAAGAAACCAATTGGTTCCTTCATCTTCTTAGGCCCTACTGGTGTTGGTAAGACTGAATTGGCAAAAGAACTTGCGCGCTTCATGTTCGACAGTGATGATTCGCTGATTCAAATCGACATGAGTGAGTATATGGAGAAATTTGCAGTATCCCGTTTAGTGGGTGCGCCTCCGGGATATGTAGGTTATGAAGAAGGTGGACAGCTGACAGAAAAAGTACGTCGTAAACCTTATGCGGTGATTCTATTGGATGAGATTGAAAAAGCACATCCGGATGTATTCAATATCTTATTGCAAGTATTGGACGAGGGTCAGTTGACGGACAGTCTTGGTCGCAAAGTAGATTTTAGAAATACGATCATCATTATGACTTCTAATATTGGCGCACGTCAATTGAAAGATTTCGGACAAGGTGTTGGTTTCTCTACTACGGCTAAAACAAACCAGGTAGATGCGCATTCAAGAGGCGTGATTGAAAATGCTTTAAAACGTGCTTTCGCTCCTGAGTTCCTGAATCGTGTGGATGACGTAGTTGTTTTCAATACTTTAGGTAAAGATGAAATCTTCAAAATCATTGACATTGAATTGAAATCATTGTTCGGTCGTGTTCATAACTTAGGTTATGAAGTGAAATTAACCGAAAGAGCAAAAGACTTCATCGCGGATAAAGGTTTCGACATCAACTTTGGTGCAAGACCATTAAAACGTGCTATTCAGAAATATCTGGAAGATCCTATTGCAGAAGAAATCTTAAAAGGTGAAATCAATGATGGCGATACGCTGGAAATTGACTACAATAAAGAAGATGATCAGATTGTAGTAGAAAACAAAAGCCCAGGTAAGAAAAAGAAAAAAGAAGAAGGAAGTATTGAATAA
- a CDS encoding OmpA family protein: MSTTAFKSPDRSITRLLIIGIMALFLGNEAMAQEQLSRKQQADVFFNRYEYYPASRLYLPLAERKNPDVKLLEKLAACYRMMNDYEASENWYAKTVANPKASPLSHYYYAEALQRNEKFDLAKAEYEKYGQITGQPKEVTLKIASCDSAAKWIKMPKDIKIKNMESLNTKAADWGLSTDGNNGFVFTSERPLARETKGSDLYKWNGNPWLKLFSATADGQLKGELPIVTEANMPAKAEYHVGPVVFNHTGDAAFVTIATRAPAADIPLDKTKGGDRLYTRRLELLTARKNGDKWELKSFPYNDVKTYSLGHAAISNDGKLIYFASDMPGGFGKSDIWFSEQQSDGNWAKPVNCGPEINTEEEEAFPTIGPDGTLFFASKGKIGMGGYDIYKSTGEKTRWSKSENLKYPLNSTSDDFYLYTKDGKFGYLSSNRKGGAGDDDIYSFSDQTPPLMILALSGTVFDQQSKARLNEVLVTLTDGNGIQVASKATAQDGNFFFNLTKDQDYKVAFSKPGYSEDLKSISTKGLTKSDTLSIQAFLDKDKFEPGKTYVLKNIYYDFDKSNIRPDAARELDKLLAILKENPGISIELGSHTDSRGADQYNQWLSQKRANAAAQYLIDHGIDHSRIIAKGYGETMLLNKCGNGVKCSHAEHQLNRRTEFKIIKK, encoded by the coding sequence ATGAGTACAACAGCATTTAAAAGTCCAGATCGTTCCATAACGAGGTTATTGATCATCGGAATAATGGCGCTATTTTTAGGAAATGAGGCAATGGCCCAGGAACAGCTGAGCAGGAAGCAACAGGCGGATGTATTTTTCAACCGCTATGAGTATTATCCGGCATCCAGGTTGTATCTGCCATTGGCAGAGCGGAAGAATCCTGATGTGAAACTATTGGAGAAACTTGCAGCCTGCTATCGGATGATGAATGATTATGAAGCTTCCGAAAATTGGTACGCGAAAACAGTCGCCAATCCGAAAGCCAGCCCTTTAAGTCATTACTACTATGCAGAAGCGCTGCAAAGAAATGAAAAGTTTGACCTCGCTAAGGCTGAATATGAAAAGTATGGTCAGATTACTGGCCAGCCAAAAGAAGTAACTCTAAAGATCGCTTCCTGTGATAGTGCTGCCAAATGGATCAAAATGCCAAAAGACATCAAGATTAAAAATATGGAGTCGCTGAATACCAAAGCCGCGGACTGGGGCTTGAGTACGGATGGCAATAACGGTTTTGTATTCACCTCTGAACGTCCCTTAGCCAGAGAAACCAAAGGCAGCGACTTGTATAAATGGAATGGAAATCCCTGGTTAAAACTTTTCAGCGCAACCGCTGATGGCCAGTTAAAGGGAGAACTGCCAATCGTGACGGAAGCCAATATGCCTGCCAAAGCAGAATACCATGTAGGGCCAGTCGTATTTAATCACACTGGCGATGCAGCTTTTGTCACCATTGCCACCCGAGCACCTGCGGCAGATATCCCCTTAGATAAAACAAAAGGCGGAGATCGTTTATATACCCGTCGATTGGAATTGTTAACAGCCCGCAAAAACGGTGATAAATGGGAGCTGAAATCTTTTCCTTACAATGATGTAAAAACATATTCCCTGGGACATGCTGCCATTTCTAATGATGGAAAGCTAATCTATTTCGCTTCAGATATGCCAGGTGGATTCGGTAAGTCAGACATCTGGTTCAGTGAGCAGCAGTCAGACGGCAACTGGGCCAAACCCGTAAATTGCGGTCCAGAAATTAATACAGAAGAAGAAGAAGCTTTCCCAACCATAGGTCCCGATGGAACATTGTTCTTCGCCTCTAAAGGGAAAATCGGAATGGGAGGATATGATATCTATAAAAGCACGGGTGAGAAAACGAGATGGAGTAAATCGGAAAACTTGAAGTATCCGTTGAACTCCACCAGCGATGATTTTTACCTGTATACCAAGGATGGTAAATTTGGTTATCTTTCTTCTAACAGAAAGGGAGGAGCTGGAGACGATGATATTTACAGCTTCTCTGATCAAACCCCTCCGCTGATGATACTGGCATTGTCAGGAACCGTATTTGACCAGCAAAGTAAAGCACGCCTGAATGAGGTATTGGTGACCTTAACCGATGGCAATGGCATACAGGTAGCCAGTAAAGCAACCGCTCAGGATGGAAATTTCTTCTTCAATTTAACCAAAGATCAGGACTATAAAGTGGCCTTTAGTAAACCAGGATATTCAGAAGACCTGAAAAGTATAAGCACCAAAGGATTGACTAAATCTGATACGCTAAGCATACAGGCTTTCCTGGATAAAGATAAGTTTGAACCCGGTAAAACCTATGTGCTGAAAAACATCTATTATGATTTCGATAAATCGAACATTAGGCCAGATGCAGCAAGAGAGCTGGATAAACTGCTGGCCATTCTAAAGGAAAATCCAGGAATTTCAATTGAACTTGGATCGCATACCGACAGTAGGGGAGCAGATCAATACAACCAATGGTTATCTCAAAAAAGGGCAAATGCTGCGGCACAATACCTCATTGACCATGGGATCGACCATTCCCGCATCATTGCCAAAGGATACGGAGAAACGATGTTACTCAATAAATGTGGAAATGGTGTGAAATGCAGCCATGCGGAACACCAGCTCAACAGAAGAACTGAATTTAAAATTATCAAGAAATAA
- a CDS encoding alpha/beta hydrolase, translating to MKKYFFIASLLALLSPVAAKAAKVDTLQTYSTAMKKNIKAVVILPEGYDQQKSYPSVYLLHGYDDTYNAWVNYVPDIKKYADEFQMILVCPDGNYASWYFDSPIDPKWKYETYVSLELPGQIDAKYKTIKDRKARAITGLSMGGHGALYLAFKHQDVFGAAGSMSGGVDMTPFPLKWEIAKRLGSYAEYPERWKQNSIVNMTHLLIPNQLALIIDCGKDDFFLGVNSKLHEDLTYHNIPHDYIVRPGAHNFDYWKNAIVYQLLYFHNFFNKA from the coding sequence ATGAAAAAATACTTTTTTATTGCAAGCTTACTAGCCCTGCTCAGTCCTGTTGCCGCGAAAGCAGCAAAAGTAGATACGTTGCAGACGTATAGCACTGCAATGAAAAAGAACATTAAAGCAGTAGTGATCCTGCCAGAAGGTTACGATCAGCAAAAAAGTTATCCAAGCGTTTACCTGCTGCATGGTTATGATGATACTTATAATGCCTGGGTCAATTATGTACCGGATATTAAAAAGTATGCAGACGAGTTTCAAATGATTCTGGTGTGTCCCGATGGAAATTATGCAAGCTGGTATTTTGACAGCCCGATAGATCCCAAATGGAAATATGAGACTTATGTGAGTCTGGAGTTACCTGGACAGATCGATGCCAAATATAAAACGATAAAAGATCGTAAAGCTCGCGCCATTACCGGACTGAGTATGGGCGGTCACGGAGCACTATACCTTGCTTTTAAACATCAGGATGTATTTGGTGCTGCGGGAAGCATGAGTGGAGGAGTAGACATGACCCCTTTCCCCCTTAAATGGGAGATCGCCAAAAGATTAGGCAGCTACGCCGAATATCCAGAGCGATGGAAACAGAATAGCATCGTAAATATGACCCATCTGCTGATACCAAATCAACTGGCTTTAATCATCGACTGTGGGAAGGATGATTTCTTTCTTGGGGTTAATAGTAAGCTCCATGAAGATTTAACCTACCATAATATTCCACACGATTATATCGTCAGACCCGGCGCACATAATTTTGATTATTGGAAAAATGCCATCGTTTATCAGTTGCTATACTTCCATAATTTCTTTAACAAGGCATAG
- a CDS encoding PorP/SprF family type IX secretion system membrane protein encodes MRDLKKYGLVSLLVLGMSSAYAQQTIQFSQYVFNGLAVNPAYAGYKEEWTANFSFRSQWVGIDGAPRTGTASFDGLTDQEGKKMGLGFIASTDRLGPQNTSAFYVNYAYRLQLDAEDTKRLSFGIGAGATQYNLDGSKFISTDLGDGVIPIGNESKLRPDVRVGVYFYTPKFYIGASVLDLLSGLRTDDIATEGDYKVLRQVRHLYVTGGVMIPLSESLDLKPSFMLKEDFKGPTNLDLNAYLLISKVVWLGASYRTGVALWDKKNLQQGLSHSDAIAGIVELQMSSRFRLGYSYDYTTSKLSSYQSGSHEFSLSMSFPGKKARVLSPRYF; translated from the coding sequence ATGAGAGATTTAAAGAAATATGGTTTAGTATCACTGCTCGTACTTGGTATGAGCAGTGCATACGCACAGCAGACGATCCAGTTTAGTCAGTATGTTTTTAATGGCTTAGCAGTCAACCCCGCTTATGCAGGTTACAAAGAAGAATGGACCGCTAATTTTAGCTTCCGTTCGCAATGGGTAGGTATTGATGGTGCGCCGCGTACTGGAACAGCCTCTTTTGATGGTTTAACCGATCAGGAAGGTAAGAAGATGGGACTCGGATTTATTGCTTCCACCGATCGCCTGGGACCGCAGAATACCTCTGCCTTTTATGTGAATTATGCTTACCGTTTACAGCTGGATGCGGAAGACACCAAAAGATTGAGCTTTGGTATCGGAGCAGGGGCCACTCAGTATAATTTGGATGGTTCAAAATTCATCTCTACAGACTTGGGAGATGGAGTGATTCCGATAGGAAATGAAAGTAAATTGAGACCGGATGTACGGGTAGGTGTCTACTTCTATACGCCTAAATTTTATATCGGTGCCTCGGTGCTGGATTTACTATCCGGATTGAGAACGGATGACATCGCTACCGAAGGAGATTATAAAGTACTGCGCCAGGTACGGCACCTGTATGTGACCGGTGGAGTCATGATTCCTTTATCAGAATCATTAGACCTAAAGCCTAGCTTTATGCTGAAAGAAGATTTTAAAGGACCTACAAATTTAGATTTAAACGCCTACCTGCTGATCAGTAAAGTGGTTTGGCTGGGTGCTTCCTACCGCACAGGAGTCGCCCTATGGGATAAGAAAAACCTGCAACAGGGATTGAGTCATAGTGATGCCATTGCCGGGATTGTGGAGCTGCAGATGAGCAGCCGCTTCCGCCTGGGGTATTCTTATGACTACACCACCAGCAAGCTTTCCAGTTACCAAAGCGGATCACATGAGTTTTCATTGAGTATGAGTTTCCCTGGCAAAAAAGCAAGGGTATTAAGTCCACGTTATTTTTAA